A portion of the Mycobacterium paraseoulense genome contains these proteins:
- a CDS encoding alpha/beta hydrolase, translated as MTGWEPDVLPGYWQRTIPLGPDPVGEGEIVATLIRRGEPAGPTGAGHAVLAVHGYTDYFFNTALADHFADRGFAFYALDLQKCGRSRRDGQTPHFITSLDDYDAELEHALAGILEHDRPASVLVYGHSSGGLVVSLWLDRLRRRDPAAHGGVGGLVLNSPFLDLHGPAVLRLPVTSALIAGLSRVRSKGVVRAPTEGGYGTTLHRDYHGEFDYDLQWKPVGGFPITLGWLNAIRRGHARLHRGLDVGVPNLILRSDHTVRETGDAASMQRGDAVLDVTQIARRAGCIGNRSTIVPIRDAKHDVFLSLPEPRQAAYRQLDRWLDDYLRSDRTESSSRKG; from the coding sequence GTGACTGGCTGGGAGCCCGACGTCCTGCCCGGTTATTGGCAGCGCACCATCCCCCTGGGGCCCGACCCGGTCGGCGAGGGGGAGATCGTCGCGACGCTGATCCGGCGGGGCGAGCCCGCCGGGCCGACCGGCGCGGGCCACGCCGTGCTGGCGGTGCACGGCTACACCGACTACTTCTTCAACACGGCGCTGGCCGATCACTTCGCGGATCGCGGCTTCGCCTTCTACGCGCTGGACCTACAGAAGTGCGGCCGGTCGCGCCGCGACGGTCAGACACCGCACTTCATCACCAGCCTCGACGACTACGACGCCGAACTCGAGCACGCCCTGGCGGGGATCCTCGAGCACGACCGGCCCGCCAGTGTTCTGGTGTACGGCCATTCCTCCGGCGGGCTCGTCGTGTCGCTCTGGCTGGACCGGCTGCGCCGGCGGGATCCCGCGGCCCACGGCGGCGTCGGAGGCTTGGTGCTCAACAGCCCGTTCCTGGACCTGCACGGTCCGGCGGTCCTGCGCCTTCCGGTGACCTCGGCGCTGATCGCCGGCCTGTCCCGGGTGCGGTCCAAGGGGGTGGTCCGCGCGCCCACCGAGGGCGGTTACGGGACCACCCTGCATCGCGACTATCACGGCGAGTTCGACTACGACCTGCAGTGGAAACCGGTGGGCGGCTTCCCCATCACGCTCGGCTGGCTCAACGCCATCCGCCGCGGCCACGCCCGGTTACACCGCGGCCTCGACGTCGGGGTGCCGAACCTGATCCTGCGCTCGGATCACACCGTCCGAGAGACCGGCGACGCGGCGTCCATGCAACGCGGCGACGCGGTTCTCGACGTCACCCAGATCGCCAGGCGGGCCGGCTGCATCGGCAATCGCAGCACCATCGTTCCGATCCGCGACGCCAAACACGATGTATTCCTGTCGCTGCCGGAGCCGCGACAGGCCGCCTATCGTCAGCTGGATCGCTGGCTGGACGACT
- the cobO gene encoding cob(I)yrinic acid a,c-diamide adenosyltransferase has protein sequence MPQGRPLRVPDDGLSTKARRNTPVLAVHTGAGKGKSTAAFGMALRAWNAGLSVAVFQFVKSAKWKVGEETAFAQLGRVHDAHDVGGPVEWHKMGAGWSWSRKAGSEIDHAAAAADGWAEISRRLAGQRHDFYVLDEFTYPLKWGWVDVDEVVDALLARPGHQHVVITGRDAPQRLIEAADLVTEMTKVKHPMDAGRKGQKGIEW, from the coding sequence ATGCCACAAGGCCGACCGCTGCGGGTCCCCGACGACGGGCTGAGCACCAAGGCGCGCCGCAACACCCCGGTGCTGGCGGTACACACCGGCGCCGGCAAGGGAAAGTCGACCGCCGCGTTCGGCATGGCGTTGCGGGCCTGGAACGCCGGGCTTTCCGTCGCGGTGTTCCAGTTCGTCAAGAGCGCCAAATGGAAGGTGGGCGAGGAGACCGCCTTCGCCCAACTCGGCCGGGTCCACGACGCGCACGACGTCGGCGGGCCCGTCGAATGGCACAAGATGGGCGCGGGCTGGTCCTGGTCGCGCAAGGCGGGCAGCGAGATCGATCACGCGGCGGCCGCGGCCGACGGGTGGGCGGAGATCTCGCGCCGGCTGGCCGGACAACGCCACGACTTCTACGTGCTGGACGAGTTCACCTACCCGCTGAAATGGGGATGGGTGGACGTCGACGAGGTGGTGGACGCCCTGCTGGCCCGGCCCGGCCACCAGCATGTGGTGATCACCGGGCGCGACGCACCGCAGCGGTTGATCGAGGCCGCCGATCTCGTCACGGAGATGACCAAGGTCAAGCACCCGATGGACGCGGGCCGCAAGGGGCAGAAGGGCATCGAGTGGTGA
- a CDS encoding VWA domain-containing protein: MKPYPFSAIVGHDQLRLALLLCAVRPEIGGALIRGEKGTAKSTAVRGLAALLSAANGSEGTGLVEMPLGATEDRVIGSLDLQRVLRDGEHAFSPGLLARAHGGVLYVDEVNLLHDHLVDVLLDAAAMGRVHIERDGISHSHEARFVLIGTMNPEEGELRPQLLDRFGLTVDVHASRDVDVRVEVVRQRMAYEADPDAFAERYADAEAELARRIADARALVGDVALPDNELRRIAAVCAAFDVDGMRADLVVARTAAAHAAWRGATSVGEQDVRVAAELALPHRRRRDPFDDPGIDPEQLDEALAQAGDGDGDPDHEPEPEPPGGGQSADGQAPQSGSSSSSRPQPPNAMGDDPPRPRSSPKPSAPPSKTFRAKALTVPGVGAGAPGRRSRARNATGSVIAAAGGDDSGSGAHGLHLFATLLSAAERAVAGPLRPGPDDVRRAIREGREGNLVIFVVDASGSMAARDRMAAVSGATLSLLRDAYQRRDKVAVITFRQHEARLLLPPTSSAHIAGRRLAGFDTGGKTPLAEGLLAARALIVRERARDRARRPLLVVLTDGRATAGPDPLGRSRAAAARLVAEGAAAVVVDCETSYVRLGLAEQLARQLGAPAVRLEQLHADSLTRAVRDAA, encoded by the coding sequence GTGAAGCCGTACCCGTTCAGCGCGATCGTCGGGCACGACCAGCTGCGGCTCGCCCTGCTGTTGTGCGCCGTGCGCCCGGAGATCGGGGGCGCGCTCATCCGGGGCGAAAAGGGCACGGCCAAGTCGACGGCCGTGCGCGGGCTGGCGGCGTTGCTGTCGGCCGCCAACGGCAGCGAGGGGACCGGCCTCGTCGAAATGCCGCTTGGCGCAACCGAAGACCGGGTGATCGGCTCGCTGGACCTGCAGCGGGTGCTGCGCGACGGGGAGCACGCGTTCTCTCCCGGGCTGTTGGCCCGCGCGCACGGCGGCGTGCTCTACGTGGACGAGGTCAACCTGCTGCACGACCACCTGGTGGACGTGCTGCTCGACGCCGCGGCGATGGGCCGGGTGCACATCGAGCGCGACGGCATCTCGCATTCGCACGAGGCCCGGTTCGTGCTGATCGGCACCATGAATCCGGAGGAGGGCGAACTGCGCCCGCAACTGCTGGACCGGTTCGGCCTCACCGTCGACGTGCACGCGTCGCGCGATGTCGACGTGCGGGTGGAGGTGGTCCGCCAGCGGATGGCCTACGAGGCCGACCCGGACGCGTTCGCCGAGCGCTACGCCGACGCCGAGGCCGAACTGGCCCGGCGGATCGCCGACGCGCGCGCGCTCGTCGGTGACGTGGCGTTGCCGGACAACGAGTTGCGGCGCATCGCGGCGGTGTGCGCGGCGTTCGACGTCGACGGGATGCGGGCCGATCTGGTGGTGGCCCGCACCGCCGCCGCGCACGCCGCCTGGCGCGGGGCCACGTCCGTCGGGGAGCAAGACGTCCGGGTGGCCGCCGAGCTGGCGTTGCCGCACCGGCGCCGCCGCGACCCGTTCGACGACCCGGGCATCGACCCCGAGCAGCTGGACGAGGCGCTGGCGCAAGCCGGTGACGGTGACGGTGACCCCGACCACGAGCCCGAGCCCGAGCCGCCGGGCGGTGGGCAGTCCGCCGATGGCCAAGCGCCACAAAGTGGTTCATCGTCGTCATCGAGGCCGCAACCACCGAACGCGATGGGCGACGACCCGCCGCGCCCGCGATCTTCGCCGAAACCGAGCGCGCCGCCGTCGAAGACGTTCCGCGCCAAGGCGCTGACGGTGCCCGGGGTCGGCGCGGGCGCGCCCGGGCGGCGGTCGCGGGCCCGCAATGCCACCGGCAGCGTGATCGCGGCCGCCGGCGGCGACGACAGCGGTTCCGGTGCGCACGGGCTGCACCTGTTCGCCACCCTGTTGTCGGCCGCCGAGCGCGCCGTGGCCGGCCCGTTGCGGCCGGGGCCGGACGACGTCCGCCGGGCGATCCGCGAGGGACGCGAGGGCAACCTGGTCATCTTCGTTGTGGACGCGTCGGGCTCGATGGCCGCGCGCGACCGGATGGCCGCGGTGAGCGGCGCGACGCTGTCGCTGCTGCGCGACGCCTACCAGCGCCGCGACAAGGTCGCCGTGATCACGTTCCGCCAGCACGAGGCGCGGCTGTTGCTGCCGCCGACGTCGTCGGCGCACATCGCGGGCCGGCGGCTGGCGGGATTCGACACCGGCGGTAAGACTCCGCTCGCCGAGGGCCTGCTCGCCGCGCGTGCACTGATCGTTCGGGAGAGGGCGCGCGACCGGGCCCGGCGCCCGCTGCTGGTGGTGCTCACCGACGGCCGGGCCACCGCGGGACCGGACCCGTTGGGCCGCAGCCGGGCCGCGGCCGCCCGGCTGGTGGCCGAGGGCGCCGCCGCTGTGGTCGTGGACTGCGAAACGTCCTATGTGCGGCTGGGTTTGGCCGAGCAACTGGCCCGCCAGCTCGGCGCCCCGGCCGTGCGCCTGGAGCAGTTGCACGCGGATTCTCTGACGCGCGCCGTGCGCGATGCGGCCTGA
- a CDS encoding GNAT family N-acetyltransferase produces MSEALRRSWAKDLDAQTLYELLKLRVEVFVVEQACPYPELDGRDLLAETRHFWLETPEGEVICTLRLMEEHAGGRKTFRLGRLCTKRSARGQGHTTRLLRAALAEVGDYPCRIDAQTYLADMYAQHGFVRAGEDFVDDGIPHVPMLKPSRPPPQADTRPESSAGGPGSGLTELP; encoded by the coding sequence ATGAGTGAAGCGTTGCGTCGGTCCTGGGCCAAAGACCTTGACGCCCAGACACTTTACGAGCTGCTCAAGTTGCGGGTGGAGGTGTTCGTGGTGGAGCAGGCCTGCCCGTACCCGGAGCTCGACGGGCGCGACCTGCTCGCCGAAACGCGACACTTCTGGCTCGAGACGCCCGAGGGCGAGGTGATCTGCACGTTGAGGTTGATGGAGGAACACGCCGGGGGCCGCAAGACGTTCCGGCTCGGCCGGTTGTGCACCAAACGCAGCGCCCGCGGGCAGGGCCACACCACCCGGCTGCTGCGCGCGGCCCTGGCCGAGGTGGGCGACTACCCGTGCCGCATCGACGCGCAGACCTATCTGGCCGACATGTACGCCCAGCACGGCTTCGTCCGCGCCGGTGAGGATTTCGTCGACGACGGCATTCCCCACGTGCCGATGCTCAAGCCCTCACGCCCGCCTCCTCAGGCCGATACCCGGCCTGAATCGTCGGCGGGCGGGCCGGGCTCCGGCCTGACGGAGCTACCGTGA
- the mqo gene encoding malate dehydrogenase (quinone): protein MSSLARTARTDVVLVGAGIMSATLGALLRRLQPDWSMTVVERLDAVAAESSSPWNNAGTGHSALCELNYTPQRSDGSIDITKAVRINEQFQVTRQFWAYAVEHGILTDTGFLNALPHVSFVRGAQRVDFLRRRQRALAGNPLFAGTEFIDDAHEFARRLPFMAAKRDFSEPTALNWAPHGTDVDFGALARQLIGFCVRGGATALFGHEVRDLTRRSDGGWTLLVRNRRTGEKHRLKAKFVFVGAGGDALPLLQKSGIKEVRGFAGFPIGGRFLRTDNPALTAAHRAKVYGVPAPGAPPLGALHLDLRFVNGKPWLVFGPFAGWSPKFLKYGRLSDLPRSVKPDNAVSMLGAGLTQLRLVNYLLGQLRLSEPDRIHALREFAPSAVDSDWELTVAGQRVQVIRRDRRRGGVLDFSTTVLAAADGSIAGLLGGSPGASTAVPAMLEVLQRCFGDRYRSWLPALKEMVPSLGVELAREPALYDEVWSWGTQVLGLKSDSGVRS from the coding sequence GTGTCATCGCTAGCCCGAACCGCACGGACGGACGTCGTGCTGGTGGGTGCGGGCATCATGAGCGCCACGCTGGGTGCGTTGCTGCGGCGGCTGCAACCGGACTGGTCCATGACCGTTGTCGAGCGGCTGGACGCCGTCGCCGCGGAAAGCAGCAGTCCCTGGAACAACGCCGGCACCGGGCACTCCGCGCTCTGTGAGCTCAACTACACGCCGCAACGCTCCGACGGCTCGATCGACATCACGAAAGCGGTCCGCATCAACGAGCAGTTCCAGGTGACCCGGCAATTCTGGGCCTACGCCGTCGAGCACGGGATCCTGACCGATACCGGCTTTCTCAACGCGCTGCCGCACGTGAGCTTCGTGCGCGGCGCGCAGCGCGTGGATTTCCTGCGCCGCCGGCAGCGGGCCCTGGCCGGTAACCCGCTGTTCGCCGGCACCGAATTCATCGACGACGCGCACGAGTTCGCCCGCCGGCTGCCGTTCATGGCCGCCAAGCGCGACTTCTCCGAACCGACCGCGCTCAACTGGGCCCCCCACGGCACCGACGTCGATTTCGGTGCGCTGGCCCGCCAGCTCATCGGCTTCTGCGTGCGGGGCGGCGCGACCGCGCTGTTCGGCCACGAGGTCCGCGATCTGACCCGGCGATCCGACGGCGGCTGGACGCTGCTGGTCCGCAATCGCCGCACCGGCGAAAAGCACCGGCTGAAAGCCAAATTCGTCTTCGTCGGGGCGGGCGGTGACGCGCTGCCATTGCTGCAGAAGTCCGGCATCAAAGAGGTCAGGGGCTTCGCCGGATTCCCCATCGGCGGCCGGTTCCTGCGCACCGACAACCCGGCGCTCACCGCCGCGCACCGGGCAAAGGTGTACGGGGTTCCGGCGCCGGGAGCCCCGCCCCTGGGCGCGCTGCACCTGGACCTCCGGTTCGTCAACGGCAAGCCGTGGCTGGTGTTCGGGCCGTTCGCCGGCTGGTCACCGAAGTTCCTCAAATACGGCCGCCTCAGCGACCTGCCCCGCTCGGTCAAGCCGGACAACGCGGTGTCCATGCTCGGCGCCGGCCTCACGCAGCTGCGGCTGGTCAACTATCTGCTCGGCCAGCTGCGGCTGTCGGAGCCGGACCGCATCCACGCGTTGCGCGAATTCGCGCCCAGCGCGGTTGATTCCGACTGGGAGCTGACCGTGGCCGGGCAGCGCGTGCAGGTGATCCGGCGGGACCGGCGCAGGGGGGGCGTGCTGGACTTCAGCACCACCGTGCTGGCGGCCGCCGACGGCAGCATCGCCGGGCTGCTCGGCGGCTCCCCGGGGGCGTCGACGGCGGTGCCGGCCATGCTCGAGGTGCTTCAGCGGTGCTTCGGCGACCGGTACCGTTCCTGGCTGCCCGCCCTCAAGGAGATGGTGCCGTCGCTGGGGGTCGAGCTGGCCCGTGAGCCGGCGTTGTACGACGAGGTGTGGTCCTGGGGCACCCAGGTGCTGGGGTTGAAGTCCGATTCGGGGGTGCGGTCATGA